The following proteins are co-located in the Deinococcus metallilatus genome:
- the metH gene encoding methionine synthase, with protein MADTRDIRAHARKRILVLDGAWGTMLQRAGLTEGDFRWPEADPLRMYRGNFDLLQLTRPDVIREVHRAYFEAGADIASTNTFNSTVISQADYGTEHLARAMNEAGARLAREVADELTARDGRPRWVAGSVGPTNRTATLSPDVERPDFRNVTFDDLVAAYVEQIEGLIAGGADLILIETVFDTLNAKAALFACEEAFARTGKKLPIMLSGTITDASGRTLSGQTPEAFVISTEHADLFSVGLNCALGADLLRPHLRAIAANSETLVSVHPNAGLPNAFGEYDETPEHTAAVLRSFAEEGLVNIVGGCCGTTPDHIRAIAEAVADLPPRTAPKLPPYLRLSGLEAFTVTPETNFVNVGERTNVTGSPKFSKAILAGDYDAGLKIARQQVQNGAQLVDVNFDEGMLDGEAAMVKFLNLLAGEPDISRVPLMLDSSKWEILEAGLGRVQGKAVVNSISLKDGEEKFLERARLLRRYGAAAVVMAFDEQGQADNLERRIEITSRAYRLLTEQAAFPPQDIIFDPNVLTVATGMEEHDRYALDFIEATRWIKANLPGALVSGGISNVSFSFRGNNHVREAMHAVFLYHAIRAGLDMGIVNAGMLAVYEDIEPELREAVEDVILARRPDATERLIALAESYKSVKREATAQSAWRDLPVAERLKHALVSGITDYVVEDAEEAYQLLGSPLAVIEGPLMDGMNVVGDLFGAGKMFLPQVVKSARVMKRAVAHLTPYLEAEKQEGGSGKGKVLLATVKGDVHDIGKNIVGVVLACNGYQVTDLGVMVPTEKILDTARELGADVIGLSGLITPSLDEMVNVAREMTRRGLDTPLLIGGATTSRAHTAVKIDPAYDGTVVHVADASRAVGVVGDLLSQPETVRERVEEEYAALRERHGERKVRLVSLAEARARAPRLSSALPPAPRQPGRHVIEQPIAELLDYIDWTPFFIAWEMKGIYPNILTDPLRGAEARQLFDDAQTLLKRMVEEGLLTARGVIGLWEARRVGDDIAVFSPQKKIATLHTLRQQRDQATPNTALADFVALRGDHIGAFAVAIHGAEELARSFEAQHDDYSAILVKAVADRLAEAFAEKLHRDVRVRYWGYAPDEALGNDDLIKERYAGIRPAPGYPAQPDHTEKRTLFSLLNAEEVGLSLTESGAMFPAAAVSGLYFAHPEAHYFAVGRIGRDQVEDYAERKGWTLSVAERWLGPVLAYDPAGSNSPTAELPKEAPPRPSDRLTVGPVAGLGELQGRGHA; from the coding sequence ATGGCGGACACACGCGACATTCGCGCACACGCGCGGAAACGGATTCTGGTGCTGGACGGCGCGTGGGGCACCATGCTCCAGCGGGCGGGCCTGACGGAAGGGGACTTCCGCTGGCCTGAAGCCGACCCCCTGCGGATGTACCGGGGCAATTTCGATCTGCTGCAACTGACCCGCCCCGACGTGATCCGCGAGGTTCACCGCGCCTACTTCGAGGCGGGGGCGGACATCGCCAGCACGAATACCTTCAACAGCACGGTCATCTCGCAAGCCGATTACGGGACGGAGCATCTGGCCCGCGCGATGAACGAGGCCGGGGCGCGTCTGGCCCGCGAGGTCGCGGACGAGTTGACGGCCCGCGACGGACGGCCCCGCTGGGTGGCCGGGTCGGTGGGGCCGACCAACCGCACCGCCACCCTCTCCCCCGACGTGGAGCGGCCCGACTTCCGCAACGTGACCTTCGACGATCTGGTCGCCGCCTACGTCGAGCAGATCGAGGGGCTGATCGCGGGTGGAGCGGACCTGATTCTGATCGAAACCGTGTTCGACACGCTGAATGCGAAGGCGGCCCTCTTCGCCTGCGAGGAAGCGTTCGCGCGGACCGGGAAGAAGCTCCCCATCATGCTGTCGGGCACCATCACCGACGCTTCGGGGCGTACCCTCAGCGGGCAGACGCCGGAAGCGTTTGTCATCAGCACCGAACACGCCGACCTCTTCAGCGTGGGCCTGAACTGCGCGCTGGGGGCAGATTTGCTGCGGCCTCACTTGCGGGCAATCGCGGCGAATAGCGAGACGCTGGTCAGCGTCCATCCCAACGCGGGCCTCCCCAACGCCTTCGGGGAGTACGACGAGACGCCCGAACACACGGCGGCGGTCCTGCGCTCCTTCGCGGAGGAGGGGCTGGTCAACATCGTGGGCGGCTGCTGCGGCACCACCCCCGACCACATCCGCGCGATTGCGGAAGCCGTCGCGGACCTCCCCCCGCGCACCGCGCCCAAGCTGCCCCCTTATCTCCGCCTCAGCGGCCTGGAAGCCTTCACCGTCACCCCCGAAACCAACTTCGTGAACGTGGGCGAGCGGACGAACGTGACGGGCAGCCCCAAGTTCAGCAAAGCGATCCTGGCCGGGGACTACGACGCGGGCCTCAAGATCGCGCGGCAGCAGGTCCAGAACGGCGCGCAGCTCGTGGACGTGAACTTCGACGAGGGGATGCTGGACGGCGAGGCCGCGATGGTGAAGTTCCTGAATCTGCTGGCCGGGGAGCCGGACATCTCGCGCGTACCGCTGATGCTCGATTCCTCCAAGTGGGAGATTCTGGAAGCGGGCCTGGGGCGGGTGCAGGGCAAGGCCGTCGTCAACTCGATTAGCCTCAAGGACGGCGAGGAGAAGTTTCTGGAACGCGCGCGGCTGCTGCGGCGCTACGGCGCGGCGGCGGTGGTGATGGCCTTCGACGAGCAGGGCCAGGCCGACAACCTGGAGCGGCGCATCGAGATCACCTCCCGCGCCTACCGGCTGCTGACCGAGCAGGCCGCCTTTCCGCCACAGGACATCATCTTCGACCCCAACGTGCTGACGGTGGCGACGGGGATGGAGGAACACGACCGCTACGCCCTGGACTTCATCGAGGCGACACGCTGGATCAAGGCGAACCTGCCGGGCGCGCTGGTGTCGGGTGGGATCAGCAACGTGTCCTTTTCGTTCCGGGGCAACAACCACGTGCGCGAGGCGATGCACGCCGTCTTCCTCTACCACGCCATCCGCGCCGGGCTGGACATGGGCATCGTGAACGCGGGGATGCTGGCCGTCTACGAGGACATCGAGCCGGAGCTGCGGGAGGCGGTCGAGGATGTGATTCTGGCCCGCCGCCCGGACGCCACCGAACGCCTGATCGCGCTGGCCGAGAGCTACAAGAGCGTGAAGCGCGAGGCAACCGCCCAGAGCGCCTGGCGTGATCTGCCCGTGGCCGAACGCCTCAAGCACGCGCTGGTCAGCGGCATCACCGATTATGTCGTGGAGGACGCGGAGGAAGCGTATCAACTCCTCGGCTCCCCGCTTGCCGTGATCGAGGGGCCGCTGATGGACGGGATGAACGTGGTCGGGGACCTGTTCGGGGCCGGGAAGATGTTTCTACCGCAGGTGGTGAAGTCGGCCCGCGTGATGAAACGGGCGGTGGCGCACCTGACGCCGTATCTGGAGGCCGAGAAGCAGGAAGGTGGCAGCGGCAAGGGCAAAGTGCTGCTGGCGACGGTGAAGGGCGACGTTCACGACATCGGTAAAAACATCGTGGGCGTGGTGCTGGCCTGCAACGGCTATCAGGTGACGGATCTGGGTGTGATGGTGCCGACCGAGAAGATTCTGGACACCGCGCGCGAGCTGGGGGCGGACGTGATCGGCCTCTCCGGCCTGATCACCCCCAGCCTGGACGAGATGGTGAACGTGGCCCGCGAGATGACCCGCCGGGGTCTGGACACGCCCCTCCTGATCGGCGGCGCGACCACCAGCCGCGCCCATACCGCCGTCAAGATCGACCCGGCCTACGACGGCACCGTGGTCCACGTGGCTGACGCCAGCCGCGCGGTGGGCGTAGTGGGCGACCTGCTCTCGCAGCCGGAGACAGTGCGGGAACGCGTCGAGGAGGAATACGCCGCCCTGCGCGAACGGCACGGCGAGCGCAAGGTGCGCCTGGTTTCCCTCGCGGAAGCCCGCGCCCGCGCGCCCCGCCTCTCCTCTGCCCTGCCCCCCGCTCCGCGCCAGCCAGGCCGCCACGTCATCGAGCAGCCGATTGCCGAACTGCTCGATTACATCGACTGGACACCCTTCTTCATTGCCTGGGAGATGAAGGGCATCTACCCGAACATCCTGACCGACCCCCTGCGCGGCGCGGAGGCGCGGCAACTCTTCGACGACGCGCAGACCCTCCTGAAACGTATGGTGGAGGAAGGCCTGCTGACGGCGCGCGGCGTGATCGGGCTGTGGGAGGCGCGGCGGGTGGGGGATGACATCGCGGTCTTCTCTCCCCAGAAAAAGATCGCCACCCTCCACACCCTCCGCCAGCAACGCGACCAGGCCACTCCCAACACCGCTCTGGCCGATTTCGTGGCGCTGCGGGGCGACCACATCGGCGCCTTCGCCGTCGCCATCCACGGCGCCGAGGAACTGGCCCGCAGCTTCGAGGCGCAGCACGACGATTACAGCGCGATTCTGGTCAAGGCGGTGGCGGACCGGCTGGCCGAAGCTTTCGCGGAAAAGCTGCACCGCGACGTGCGCGTGCGGTACTGGGGCTACGCGCCCGATGAGGCGCTGGGCAACGACGACCTCATCAAGGAACGTTATGCGGGCATCCGCCCCGCGCCCGGCTATCCCGCCCAGCCCGACCACACCGAGAAACGCACCCTCTTCTCCCTGCTGAACGCGGAGGAGGTTGGCCTCTCGCTCACCGAGTCGGGCGCGATGTTCCCCGCCGCCGCCGTCTCCGGCCTGTACTTCGCGCACCCCGAAGCCCATTACTTCGCGGTGGGCCGCATCGGGCGCGATCAGGTGGAGGACTACGCGGAGCGCAAGGGCTGGACGCTTTCGGTTGCGGAGCGTTGGCTGGGGCCGGTATTGGCGTATGACCCTGCGGGGTCGAACAGTCCAACCGCCGAACTGCCCAAAGAGGCTCCCCCTCGACCGTCTGACCGTTTGACCGTCGGACCTGTGGCCGGACTCGGAGAGCTGCAAGGCAGAGGCCACGCATGA
- a CDS encoding prephenate dehydratase, with product MSGQGTAAQEQSEKQADAPHLTVAFQGNPGAYGEIAALNALASAGIPHAGVTTRGFPTFHEVARAVESGEADYGVLPVENSLMGAIHQAIDLLTETDLHVAGEVVVRVTHCLMALPGVRLEDVRKVASQQPALDQCTGLIRKYGLQPVAAHDTAGSAKDLAARGARDEAAIASARAAELYGLEILAREIEDEPFNFTRFMILSRQEPAPTDVPHKTSLVFAVRHTPGFLVETLNELRGLNLSRIESRPRRDRAWSYLMYVDIEGNARDPQVAQALAGVLRKASYAKIIGSYPMARETVG from the coding sequence ATGAGTGGCCAGGGGACCGCAGCGCAAGAGCAGAGCGAGAAGCAGGCGGACGCGCCGCATCTCACCGTCGCCTTTCAGGGCAATCCCGGCGCATACGGGGAGATTGCCGCGCTGAATGCCCTTGCCAGCGCGGGCATTCCCCACGCGGGCGTCACCACGCGGGGCTTTCCCACCTTTCACGAGGTCGCGCGGGCGGTGGAAAGCGGCGAGGCCGACTACGGCGTACTGCCCGTCGAGAACAGCCTGATGGGCGCGATTCACCAGGCGATTGACCTGCTGACCGAAACGGACCTGCACGTCGCCGGTGAGGTGGTGGTGCGCGTCACCCACTGCCTGATGGCGCTGCCCGGCGTGCGGCTGGAAGATGTGCGGAAGGTGGCCAGCCAGCAGCCCGCCCTCGACCAGTGCACGGGGTTGATTCGCAAGTACGGGCTGCAACCCGTCGCCGCGCACGACACCGCCGGAAGCGCGAAGGACCTGGCCGCACGTGGCGCCCGCGACGAGGCCGCCATCGCCTCCGCCCGCGCCGCCGAGCTGTACGGCCTGGAGATTCTGGCCCGCGAGATCGAGGACGAGCCTTTCAACTTCACGCGCTTCATGATCCTCTCGCGCCAGGAACCTGCGCCCACCGACGTGCCGCACAAGACCAGCCTGGTCTTCGCCGTGCGTCACACCCCCGGCTTTCTCGTTGAGACGCTCAATGAGCTGCGCGGCCTCAACCTCTCGCGCATCGAGTCACGCCCCCGCCGTGACCGCGCCTGGAGTTACCTGATGTACGTGGACATCGAGGGCAACGCCCGCGACCCGCAAGTGGCGCAGGCCCTCGCCGGGGTATTGAGAAAGGCCAGTTACGCCAAGATCATCGGGAGTTATCCGATGGCGCGGGAGACGGTGGGGTGA
- a CDS encoding amidase family protein: MPDPILDLDAAALSAAIRRGDLTALEVTRAYLSRIQAHNPRLHAVITVNGEAEADAERLDALPESQRGPLHGVPVLIKDNIDVARLPTTAGSLLMTRHVPQADAPLVARLRAAGAVILGKANLTEWANFMTLGMPNGYSGVGGQTVNPWGAGLDTGGSSSGSGVAVAARLCVAAIGTETSGSILSPAQQNGVIGLKPTVGLIPRTGVVPISHSQDTAGPITRSVRDAALLLGVMAGPDEADPASRRLPVPDLTLQADALAGAHIGVLRDPPGGPVSEAERAALSRAEATLIEAGATLRDVTLESAPELSGWRLEVLVYEFKHDLNAYLAGVQDGPRSLTEIIEANDADPERLQRYGQTLLYAAQATRGDLSERAYREARARDLDQTRTRGLDPLFALGLDALLWPGLHGYAVGAKAGYPSVTVSTGPHEGEPTGVLLTGPAGSDGRLLALAADLNRRLGGVQFPPDPA; this comes from the coding sequence ATGCCTGACCCCATCCTCGACCTCGACGCCGCCGCGCTGAGCGCCGCGATCCGCCGGGGCGACCTGACGGCGCTGGAAGTCACGCGCGCATACCTTTCCCGCATCCAGGCCCACAATCCCCGCCTGCACGCCGTCATCACTGTGAATGGGGAGGCAGAGGCCGACGCGGAACGGCTGGACGCCCTCCCCGAGAGCCAGCGCGGCCCGCTGCACGGTGTACCAGTGCTGATCAAGGACAACATCGACGTGGCGCGCCTCCCCACCACCGCCGGAAGCCTCCTGATGACGCGGCATGTGCCCCAGGCCGACGCGCCGCTCGTCGCCCGCCTGCGCGCCGCCGGGGCCGTGATTCTCGGCAAGGCCAACCTGACCGAGTGGGCCAACTTCATGACGCTGGGGATGCCCAACGGGTATTCGGGGGTGGGCGGGCAGACCGTGAATCCCTGGGGTGCGGGGCTGGATACGGGCGGCAGCTCCAGTGGCAGCGGCGTGGCGGTGGCCGCCCGGCTGTGCGTGGCCGCCATCGGCACCGAGACGAGCGGCAGCATCCTGAGTCCGGCGCAGCAGAACGGTGTCATCGGCCTGAAGCCGACGGTGGGCCTGATTCCGCGCACGGGCGTCGTGCCGATCAGCCACAGCCAGGACACCGCCGGGCCGATCACCCGCTCCGTGCGTGACGCCGCCCTGCTCCTCGGCGTGATGGCCGGACCCGACGAGGCCGACCCCGCCAGCCGCCGCCTCCCGGTGCCCGACCTGACCCTGCAAGCGGACGCCCTGGCGGGTGCCCACATCGGCGTGCTGCGCGACCCGCCCGGCGGGCCAGTCAGCGAGGCCGAACGCGCCGCCCTCTCCCGCGCCGAGGCCACCTTGATCGAGGCGGGCGCGACCTTGCGGGACGTGACGCTGGAAAGCGCGCCCGAACTGAGCGGCTGGCGGCTGGAGGTGCTGGTCTATGAGTTCAAGCACGACCTGAATGCCTACCTCGCGGGCGTGCAGGACGGCCCCCGCAGCCTGACCGAGATCATCGAGGCGAACGACGCCGATCCCGAACGCCTCCAGCGCTACGGCCAGACGCTGCTGTACGCGGCGCAGGCCACCCGAGGCGACCTCAGCGAGCGGGCCTACCGCGAGGCACGCGCCCGCGACCTCGACCAGACCCGGACGCGGGGCCTTGACCCCCTCTTCGCCCTGGGCCTCGACGCGCTGCTGTGGCCCGGCCTGCACGGGTACGCGGTGGGCGCCAAGGCCGGGTATCCCAGCGTGACGGTGTCGACCGGACCGCACGAGGGGGAGCCGACTGGCGTGCTGCTCACCGGCCCGGCGGGGAGTGACGGCCGCCTGCTCGCGCTGGCCGCCGACCTGAACCGCCGCCTGGGTGGGGTGCAGTTCCCGCCCGACCCGGCGTGA
- a CDS encoding DNA cytosine methyltransferase — translation MASLPEVPRIIDIFSGAGGLSLGFRQAGFQSVFAVELDPPAAATYAANFGNHVRCGDVRDVVSFAQYPAEVIVGGPPCQGFSPLGRMSATQSRLTRHGELNALWGHYLRALHDVRPRAFVIENVPEFLASREYATFRAAAVQAGYDVAQGVLRAEDFGVPQKRRRGFVVGLRGGQASLPVPTFETLTVRGAIGDLPLDPTGEDLHWGRQPTPVSLERYRVVPPGGNRFDLMRARPDITPRCWLDKPTGSTDVFGRLRWDAPALTIRTEFFKPEKGCYLHPEAHRPITHREAARLQTFPDDFVFQGSRTEVARQIGNAVPPKLAAAVARHVRALLAPCATLTGVMDYLPVADA, via the coding sequence ATGGCGTCCCTGCCCGAAGTCCCCCGCATCATCGACATCTTCTCGGGGGCGGGGGGCCTTTCTTTGGGCTTCAGGCAGGCAGGCTTTCAGTCCGTGTTCGCGGTGGAGCTTGATCCTCCTGCCGCCGCCACCTACGCCGCCAACTTCGGGAACCACGTGCGCTGTGGCGATGTCCGGGACGTCGTCAGCTTCGCCCAGTACCCCGCCGAGGTCATCGTCGGTGGCCCGCCCTGCCAGGGTTTTTCTCCTCTCGGGCGGATGAGCGCGACGCAGAGCCGCCTCACCCGGCACGGTGAACTCAACGCCTTGTGGGGGCACTACCTGCGGGCCCTGCACGACGTGCGTCCCCGCGCGTTCGTCATCGAGAACGTCCCGGAGTTTCTGGCCTCGCGGGAATACGCGACCTTCCGGGCCGCGGCGGTGCAGGCGGGCTACGACGTCGCGCAGGGCGTCTTGCGCGCCGAGGACTTTGGCGTGCCGCAAAAACGGCGGCGCGGCTTCGTGGTCGGCCTGCGGGGCGGGCAGGCCAGCCTCCCCGTCCCGACCTTCGAAACCCTCACCGTACGCGGGGCCATCGGGGACCTCCCCCTCGATCCCACCGGCGAGGATCTGCACTGGGGTCGTCAGCCGACCCCGGTGTCCCTGGAACGCTACCGGGTGGTGCCCCCGGGCGGCAACCGCTTTGACCTGATGCGGGCCCGGCCCGACATCACGCCCCGGTGCTGGCTGGACAAGCCCACGGGCAGTACCGATGTTTTCGGCAGGTTGCGCTGGGATGCGCCCGCGCTGACCATCCGCACCGAGTTCTTCAAACCGGAGAAGGGCTGCTACCTGCACCCCGAGGCGCACCGCCCGATCACCCACCGCGAGGCGGCGCGGTTGCAGACGTTCCCGGACGACTTCGTGTTCCAGGGGAGCCGCACCGAAGTGGCGCGGCAGATCGGGAACGCGGTGCCCCCCAAGCTGGCGGCAGCCGTCGCGCGTCACGTCCGGGCGCTGCTCGCACCCTGCGCGACACTCACGGGTGTGATGGACTACTTGCCGGTGGCTGACGCTTGA
- a CDS encoding Hsp20/alpha crystallin family protein — translation MNEPVFARLQHLMTLREEVETLGLGGPWTPPADWVDQGTHLLLLLDVPGVDAGTLELHEEGGSVTIAGRREMPERALSAERPGGTFTRTLPFPEAVIPQSGQASLNAGVLSVRFEKRHPTIDVHASDTNQA, via the coding sequence ATGAACGAGCCGGTTTTCGCGCGCCTCCAGCACCTGATGACCCTGCGTGAAGAGGTCGAGACGCTCGGCCTGGGCGGTCCCTGGACGCCGCCCGCCGACTGGGTGGACCAGGGCACGCACCTGCTGCTGCTCCTCGACGTGCCGGGCGTGGACGCGGGCACACTGGAACTCCACGAGGAGGGCGGCAGCGTGACCATCGCGGGCCGCCGCGAGATGCCCGAACGTGCCCTCAGCGCCGAGCGGCCCGGCGGCACCTTTACCCGCACCCTCCCCTTTCCGGAAGCCGTGATCCCCCAGAGCGGCCAGGCCAGCCTGAACGCCGGAGTGCTGAGCGTGCGCTTCGAGAAACGTCACCCGACCATCGACGTCCACGCCAGTGACACGAATCAGGCATAA
- the miaA gene encoding tRNA (adenosine(37)-N6)-dimethylallyltransferase MiaA: MTRVPILTAPTAAGKSALALDLGRRFGLEVVAADAFTVYRGLDIGTAKPTPAERADVPHHLLDVADVTEDYDVARYVREAEAAIADVLERGALPLVVGGTGFYLSALVRGLPLTPPADPQVRAEVEADLAVRGLDALLAEVEAAHPAEAARLERNPRRVVRALEVYRRTGKFPGEFGYSSPAFRYRVFAFTRPWPELEARIAARTRAMLAEGWPEEAAWLARQVPPDRDPRPTAWQALGYREALAVSTGALTPEAAARQIALTTRQYAKRQLTWARTQLGASPSTPDEAARALAAFLGG; the protein is encoded by the coding sequence GTGACGCGCGTCCCCATTCTCACGGCGCCGACAGCGGCGGGCAAGAGCGCCCTCGCGCTGGACCTGGGGCGGCGGTTCGGCCTGGAGGTGGTCGCGGCGGACGCCTTCACGGTGTACCGGGGCCTGGACATCGGCACGGCCAAACCGACCCCCGCCGAGCGCGCGGACGTTCCCCACCACCTCCTCGACGTGGCTGACGTGACCGAGGATTACGACGTGGCCCGCTACGTGCGGGAAGCGGAAGCTGCGATTGCGGATGTGCTGGAGCGCGGTGCCCTTCCGCTGGTGGTGGGGGGCACCGGCTTTTACCTCTCGGCGCTGGTGCGTGGCCTGCCCCTCACGCCGCCCGCCGACCCACAGGTGCGCGCCGAGGTGGAGGCCGATCTCGCGGTGCGCGGCCTGGACGCCCTGCTGGCCGAGGTGGAAGCGGCCCACCCCGCCGAGGCCGCCCGGCTGGAACGCAACCCGCGCCGGGTGGTCCGGGCGCTGGAGGTGTACCGCCGCACCGGGAAGTTTCCGGGTGAATTCGGGTACAGTTCCCCCGCCTTCCGCTACCGCGTCTTCGCCTTCACGCGCCCCTGGCCGGAACTGGAGGCGCGTATCGCCGCCCGCACCCGGGCCATGCTGGCGGAGGGCTGGCCGGAGGAGGCGGCCTGGCTGGCCCGGCAGGTTCCGCCCGACCGGGACCCCCGCCCGACGGCCTGGCAGGCCCTCGGCTACCGCGAGGCGCTGGCCGTCTCCACTGGGGCCCTGACGCCCGAGGCGGCCGCCCGTCAGATCGCGCTCACCACGCGGCAGTACGCCAAACGGCAACTGACCTGGGCCAGGACGCAACTCGGAGCCTCCCCCTCCACCCCGGACGAGGCGGCGCGGGCGTTGGCGGCCTTCCTGGGAGGCTGA
- the glgC gene encoding glucose-1-phosphate adenylyltransferase, with protein sequence MKPRVLGMILAGGQGSRLAPLTLKRSKPAVPFGSKYRIIDFAINNFINSGVFSIYVLTQYKAQSLTEHIQRGWRFGTFLQDYFITLVPAQMYRYEELGAVWYRGTADAVYQNLHLIDNFDADYVAIFSGDHIYKMNVEHMLAAHMDARADVTIAAYPMPRTEAHRFGVMQVDDRWRVTEFLEKPKNPPGIPSDANTSLTSMGNYIFSRRALEELLHTSISAESDGFDFGHDVLPRALADGYHVQAYDFHQNPIPGQSSPNLYWRDVGTLDAYFDASLDLVSVNPEFDIYNPEWPLRTSSEFSPPAKFVHEAEGRKGQAFNSILAGGDIISGGTVRDSVLSRNVRTHSYSLVESCVLFDNVEVGRHSHLRRVIVDKDVTIPPGTKIGLDHDEDRARGFTITENGVVVVPKSYTF encoded by the coding sequence ATGAAGCCACGAGTTCTGGGCATGATCCTGGCGGGAGGGCAAGGCTCCCGGCTCGCGCCACTGACCCTCAAACGCTCCAAACCCGCCGTGCCCTTCGGCAGCAAGTACCGCATCATCGACTTTGCGATCAACAACTTCATCAACTCGGGCGTCTTTTCGATCTACGTGCTGACCCAGTACAAGGCGCAGAGCCTCACCGAGCATATCCAGCGGGGCTGGCGCTTCGGCACCTTCCTTCAGGACTACTTCATCACGCTGGTGCCCGCCCAGATGTACCGCTACGAGGAACTGGGCGCGGTGTGGTACCGCGGCACCGCCGACGCCGTCTACCAGAACCTGCACCTGATCGACAACTTCGATGCTGATTACGTGGCGATCTTCAGCGGCGACCACATCTACAAGATGAATGTCGAACACATGCTGGCGGCGCATATGGACGCCCGCGCCGACGTGACCATCGCCGCCTACCCGATGCCCCGCACCGAGGCGCACCGCTTCGGCGTGATGCAGGTCGATGACCGCTGGCGCGTGACGGAGTTTCTGGAGAAACCCAAGAATCCGCCCGGCATTCCCAGCGATGCCAACACCAGCCTCACCAGTATGGGCAACTATATCTTCTCGCGCCGCGCGCTGGAGGAACTGCTGCACACCAGCATCAGCGCCGAGTCGGACGGCTTCGATTTCGGCCACGACGTGCTGCCCCGCGCCCTGGCGGACGGCTACCACGTGCAGGCCTACGACTTCCACCAGAATCCCATCCCCGGCCAGAGCAGCCCCAACCTGTACTGGCGGGACGTGGGCACGCTGGACGCCTACTTCGACGCCAGCCTCGACCTCGTCAGCGTGAATCCCGAGTTCGACATCTACAATCCCGAGTGGCCGCTGCGGACCAGCAGCGAATTCAGTCCGCCTGCCAAGTTCGTCCACGAGGCCGAGGGCCGCAAGGGCCAGGCCTTCAACAGCATCCTGGCCGGGGGCGACATCATCAGTGGCGGTACCGTGCGCGACAGCGTCCTCAGCCGCAACGTCCGCACCCACTCCTACTCGCTGGTCGAAAGCTGCGTGCTGTTCGACAACGTGGAGGTCGGGCGTCACTCACACCTGCGCCGGGTGATCGTCGACAAGGACGTGACCATCCCCCCTGGGACCAAGATCGGCCTTGACCACGATGAGGACCGCGCGCGCGGCTTCACGATCACCGAGAACGGGGTGGTGGTGGTTCCGAAGAGCTATACGTTCTGA